A window of Camelus ferus isolate YT-003-E chromosome 1, BCGSAC_Cfer_1.0, whole genome shotgun sequence genomic DNA:
ctaatcctcacagcaaccttaaGAAGAGGggattattatttccatttacagGTGACGAACCTGAGGCCCACCCAGAACAATTAAGTTAAGtgggccaaggtcacacagccagtaagtggagAAGTCAGAACTTGAACCAGTGCCTATCCTTATTCCCAAACCCATTATGCAAATGCAGTAAAAGCCTTCTCTAAACTACAGATAATcctatgaaaatataatttgttttgttattattactagAGAAACTCTGATAAATCAAATCCATTAGGTATCTGAGAATATGATACTGCACAGATCCTCCTGGAGAGGAAGACATTATCCTGTTTTCAAAACAATGGACCAAAGAAAGCCTTTCTTCAGGCTCATAACCCATTCCTCCAGGTACCAGTGCTGGCCTGTGCCCCACCCCTACTTCTTATAGAGAGCTTCACCTGCTTTGTGTTCCACaggggctccctgccctccccactcacctGAGGGGTGTCACCACACAGCCTCAGCTGTTAGAGTCATACCCATCTAGGCCCCTGTACCACTGAAGACATCCCACAGTGCAGGTAGGCAGTGCTGCCTTTGAATGCACAACTTCATTAAAGATTTAAGAGGGTTTTAAAAGTCATCAAgtttaaagggaaaattaaaagaagaaggaagaaaagaaacaaacatacttccttcctccttttggtATAGGGAAATCATCTTCTGAAAACACACAATTAAAGACAAGGAGATTCATGGTGTACTTGAATGAAGTAACCATTTTAAGTTCTTTGTTTAGCTTTCCTGAAATATGCCATCAGCTCTCTAAGGGCGTATTAATTCCACATTTCATTGTGAAAAATTGAGACACTGAGATTTTGTTGTCATCTAGTTCCAGGTTCCTTGTGAGTAATTCATTTCATGGTGTTTCTGTCATCCTATTTCCCAAATTCAGCCTCTTTTCCTAGCTTCCTTCTTAGCATTTTCCCAGGCCCTTTCCTCCCATTCAGTGCTCATTCCTGGCCCCTTGTCACTGCATGTTTGTTACATGATCCAGTTTGCTGCTGCCTAGAAGAGCTTCCCCCCGTCTGCAGTGCCACTTTGGAGCAGACTGCTTCTGAAGCCATTCCTACTCAGAAGAGACCATGTAGTAGTACTCAGAATGCATTTGTCTAATGATTGAATGAATTCTCCTTCCCACATGACTCATCTTAAATTATCTTAAGTGGTTTTCTTAAATCTTGCATGTTGTCCCAtaggagatttaaaaatgaactcaaaaggAAGTAAGATTATATTACCTAAGCCAATCTAGAACCTAAATATAGCACATATTCTAACAATAGTTTGCAGCAGATGGTTTGCCAATAATAACCAACTCTCTTCTCACCTTTTcataagaaacaataaataactAATCTTTTAGATTGCTTTTCATTAattaggaagaaaagaatcaaagaaaagggggagatCGATGCTTTTTATCACTCAGATTTCATGAGACTGAAGTGAGAAGTGATAATAAAAGCCTTTTTACACATCAGAGCTGGCTACTGAGAGGGCTGGGAAGTGATCCAGGGCACGGTAGAAactggcaaggaaaaaaaaaatgtttttaatcttaattcTGTAAATTGTTAGCAATATGTGACCACAGTCTTACCAGGTATCCAGCTTTGGTGTAAGACATGTTGGTATGCTTTAGATCTGTCCCTTCCTTGATTGATTGACTTTTACAGCTTAAAACAACGAACACTAGGGCTGCTCaaggaagaaatttaatttttgaaaagaaagtaatGGCCAGGCAATTAAttaggatattttttaaaatttgggggggggggggttgtaggtaattaagtttacttatttatttttagaggaggtactggggattgaacccaggaccctgtgtatgctaagcatgctctctaccacttgagctacacccttccctctaattaggacatttttaaaagctaaaatgtACAGAGAAAAAGTCAGTGATATTTCTAAATGAgtcatttatctcatttataaaagtgaagagtattaataatattttaaacagcTTTTCAGTACCTGGTTGATTTTGAATGAGGAATGCCAATGGGAGAGCAGAGGCACAGATTTACTGAAACAAtgtattcaaaattatttcatagcaggtacacactactatatataaaatagatcaacaacaagatcctactgtatagcacagggaactatattcaataacttgtaataacctatgacaaaaaagaatatatatatatatgtgtgtgtgtgtgtgtgtgtgtacatatacatatatatattatatctgaatcactatgctctacaccagaaactaacacaatactgtaaatcaactatacttcaacaagtaaatttttttaaaactaaaattaaatcatttcaaCTTGGCTTTAGAATGCAGAGAAGGCAGCATGTCCATACAAGCTTTAAAGGCTCAGGCTCTCAAGCCCACGATAGCATTCCCCTGTTAAAACCCCTAGATCCCTGCCCTTGTAGAATAAAGACAAAACACTAGGCCCTAGAGTGCTTGGCCTCACTCTGGTCATCCCCTCCTCTTCAGGCTTCTCAtactcccagcctccctccccaggtcaCTGGGCTCCATTCCCCACCGCTTATCAGGCTCCTTCGCACCGCTGAACTCTGCACAAACACAGGGGAACCCCTCTGTATTGGCTCTTCTCCTCACCTGACTACCCAATTTATTTGTTTGACTCAAAGTCATCTCTTGGATTTTATCTCGAAATATCTCTTCCTTGGAGACATATTCAGACTGGATTAGGTTTCCTACAGCTCCCTTTACGTTGCTCTTATCCCTTATGGAGTAAGGTGGTtgacaattatttatttgtatgtattattcGATGGCTACCTGTCTTCCCATCTGGACCAAGCTTCCTAGGGGGAGGGTCTGTATCTATCGGAGCCATCACCCTCCCATCTTCACCCAGCACAGTCTGGAAGTTTCTGCCTGATGAATAGACTCTCACATTCCTGATCAGTTACCTAGTGCCACCCTAAATTCTGTCTAGGTAATGAAAAGGAACCAAGTGTGGGTATCCatgaatgacatttttaaaaattaaatttagtttgAAATATACAGTTGCCTAATGGGACAGCCTAAAAGCTCAAATAGTGATACCTCCCAATCTCTCTTTGGCCTATCAGTGGAAAGTCTTGGTTGCTTGGATAATATTATTCACTGAAATTACCACTCCTTCTGCCACTCATTTTCTCTAAGACCTAACCCTATTCACCTTCACTCTTTCTCTGCAActaggaatgaaaaagaacactgaGGTAATTTCTCACCAAAGTCCACCTGCTAGGACAAGACATTTATATCCAATTACTTAGTCCCCATTTTGGCTTCTAGGAAAGATGGGAGGCTCACTTTTCTTTTCATAGGAAAGTAAAGCGACTCCAGTATATATTATCTACTTATCTGGATCATCCTGGCCATTGTTACAAATAATCACAACCTGGTAACCCATTTTAAGTTTTTGTGGAAATTATCCTTATCAGAAAGAGTTACTCATTATCAAAGTCAAGCTGTTAAAAGTCAGCAACAGCCAACCTTATCCCACTTAAACGGGAACTGagtcatttataattattttgttaagtTGGTTacttgtcattcattcatttactcatttgttcaGCAAGTATTTGCTGATGACTGtctttgtgccaggcattagGATCATGAGAGTCTCCCCATAGCCGAGGAGTCCATAGTCTTATGGAGCAAAGACATCTTGCTTTTCctcaaaagagaataaaagaaaagagagattttcaaataagaatatagaaatgatcttcaaaaaaatttaactttgatTTGAATATTAAAAGTCATCAAAGTGGGCTCAGTGATGTGGCACTGTTGTATTTTTAGGAGTAAGCAGAACAGGCACAAGTCAGCTTGTAGATCCAAGGACACCCACCATGTTTATGAAAGTCTGCAAAAGCATGCCAagaatcttttaaagaaatgatagaTGCCCTTCTTCCTAGGAAGTTTTACATGTGGTTTTAACTGTGGTCCTATCTGAAGgccaataaaacatttttatacgGTTTTTCGTAAGTTCTTTCCTTGAAAGCCAAATGACTACCCAAAGGTGCACTTTGGGCTTCCCCTTTGTTTTGGAGGTCCCCAAGTCCACCCACATGTCCAGTGCCTCACTAGAAAGATTCACAGGACTCAGCATATATTCGTGCTCAAAGCTGAGGTTTCTAACAGCAGAAAGATATACAACAGGATCAGCAAGGAAGAAAGACACAGGTGGAGTCTGAAGAAATCCACTTACAGGCTAACAATGCTCTCTCCCTCCCATGAATGGACACAACAAGTGTGCTTATCCTTTATCAACAGAAAGTGCAGTGATACATGTGTAATGTTTCTGCCCAGGGAAACCCATTACAGACTCAGCACCAAAGTTTTTAATTGGGGCTGGTCACATGGACACTCTTTGCCTAGCAATTACAAAAATTCTGGACTCCCAAAATAAAGCAGGTGTTTGCCATAAATTACAGTGTTTGCACAGCCTAGGCATAGTGAATCATCCTTATCCATTAGGGAATGGAGAGAACATTCCAAAAgccaagttcccagatgccagccaagggccCTTCTAAAGATAGCAGCCTCTGGCTTGCTATAGTGACTCTTTTCTGCACACCAGTCTTTACTCTTTTTCCAGAATATATGTTGtaggaaatggaaaattcacaTTTATCTCCCTAGATATACAGGGCTACATAAAATGTGCTTGGTCTCAATTGGTAAATATTATTCTCACTAGAGTTATTACTAGCAACTATATCTTTAGATACATATTACTGTTATTAATAATATTGCTATTAATTCTAGTAGTAATTATTGTATAGTAACAGTggcaatatttttatttctatgattaATGTGTTGTGTATTATTTCCATACAATATTTCTATTCATAATTTACTCAATGATCATTAACagtctttgaaaaattttaacagtCTGAGGTTGTGAAAATCTAAGGAGATTCTGTGTTTGGTaccttattttatgtttcttctaatctggtacttttttttaacaggacAGACTTTCTGCAGCTTGAAGGAGCCAACCATGGATTTCAAGCGTGTGAAGGACTATTTCTCCTGGCTCTACTATCAATATCAAATCATTAGCTGCTGTGCTGTCTTGGAGCCCTGGGAACAATCCATGTTCAATACCATCTTACTAACTATTTTTGCTATGGTGGTgtatactgcctatgtttttaTCCCAATCCACATTCGCCTGGCTTGggaatttttctccaaaatatgtgGCTATCACAGTACAATTTCTAATTGATCTTCTTTGCATTCTGTGAACTGGCACTGCATATGTGTGTGTTGCTTACAACATATTGATTTAGGTGAATGCTATGGCTTCTTTTGCTGCCTGACCTgaaaatctctctcttctctatgCACTCTTATATCCTGCCTGAAACTTGAGACAGATGTCTCTTTAGGTTCTTTGGTACATGCTACATTGTGCATCAGACCATAGATAACACAGTGACCTTACCTCACATACCATATTCTCTCAACTTAAATCTATgacttctgattttgtttttaatcaggaaatttcatataaactttTCCTGGAAAGTAGGCTTATAAGAGACCTACCAGAATCATTTAAAATGCTCCCTTGATACTGATTCTACAGTgaaggatatattttttttaaatttgtttatagGCTACTGTCAAAAGTATCCTATCCTTGTTTACAATACACAAAAATGTCAGAATAAATTATATAGACCCCCGAAAGTCTTATTTTCTCATAACCTGCTGATACCTAGAATTTTTTTGCTCCCAAGTGCAAAAGTCTAGGTTGAAGGCAATTATCTCCTCACAGACATGGTTCATGAATTGCTTCAAATGTCTCTAAAAGTCTGGCTTTATAACAGTTTAACATCAACAATGTTGACTGTAGATAACCCAGTAAGTATTctaatatgaaataatttaaagtgtatgaaacaaaatataatcAAAGTAAACACAGATATTGTGACTTGTGATGCTGCCTTGCCTTGCATGATGCTAGGGGGGAAAGAGACAAGAAATTGCTTCCTTTCTGTGCTTTCACTCAGCAGAATAGGGGGAAAAATCATGTATTGGGCTACAGGAAGAAAAGCTAATAAATAGGCTGGAAGTAATATTCTACCAGCAGGAACTCTACAGCTCCAGTTAAATGCTTTGATATAGTGGCTCCTTTGCAGAGCAAAAACAAGACTTATTAAATTTCCTTCAAAGtgtttatcttaaaaacaaatacaaaattttaattatactgCTGAATCAAATGTGAATGTCAAAAACCAAGCcttgcagtttttcttttctctcaataaatattaatgttaGTAATTCTGgaggataaaaatgtaaatagttttTGACAACATTTGCACCTTTGTTTatgtgatgaaaaaaaaaatttccaaggaGATCTAGAGAGAAAGATGTTTGGCATGCCAAATTAACTTGCATGTTTGTTGGAAAACGAACACACGTTTTGAAGATAAACCAGATCTGAATGTGTATTTGTtgattttagcaaaataaaattaggtttaattttataaataaaatatccatcTCCATATTTGCTTTTTCCTCATACTGTACTAAATATCCAGGTGCTTACCTCCATATTTCTCCCCtaatttatcatttcttattGATCCAATGGGGCAACTGATCTTAAAATGGTAGGGTAAACCTTAACAATTATCAAGGGTCTTCTCCAAGGTGGACACATTTTACAAGTTGAATTTGGTATTAAGGTCTCTTAGTTACAGGTAAGGAACCTAGAACTTGGAAAAGGTACATTTCTCATTCAAGATCCTTTAACCATTAGTGACAAAGCCAGGAAACAAATCCAGGTCAGGAACACACTGGGCCCTGAAACACTTGCCGCATTGAAGCCCATGGGAGGACATCATGAGCAAATGAAAGTTAATGGGATGGGGGTCATCAACACGTAAGGAAGCAGGACCCCATCGGTAAAAGAGGTGAGGAGCTGAGGATATAGCCAAGGTCGGAGGAACAAGACCAGGTCCCAACAACTGCCTTTGCTGTTTATATAGTGCTGTGTTTACCCATTTCTGTGCTGTCCAGGCCCATATGCCTGTTTTGAAAGATTgctttcacttttaaatatttaacagagAAGTCTCAGTTAAGCATGAACTTGGATGCATTCCCAGTTCACAATGATTCAACACCCTTATATACACAGACCCCTACTAAGTACTCTTGGAATTCAATCACAAAGATACTGCATTGACCTTCTTATAATCCTCcttctaaaaataagaattaagataAATGTGAATAGACACAGTAAAACTTAATAAAGGATATTGCAAAGCACTGCCCCAGGATGTCACTTCAAAGGGAAGCATTTCCtctgagaaatcaaaataataaatataggcTCCAAAAACATAATCAAACATAGTTTGGAAAAAACCTATCTGCATGCAGAAGGGAATAAACTCTACCTGTCCTGCCAGCTCTGTCAATTTCTAGACCAGGCAGAGATGCTCTCTACCTTGACCATAGTTGGCCTAGATTAGGAACATTTTTTACatgcttttcttttgcttctattatttgtatatttcaatGGTAGGTAcagaacattcaaaaaaaaaaaaaagaaaaaaaaaaagaacgaaagaaaagaaaagctaagatTTTCATGGTTCAAATGTGTTTGAATATGTCTCTCCCTAAACTAGAAATCATAAAATGTTCTTTCACTGGTATTAGCCAAGTCAATAACTGCTTTTATCTACTTGtgcaacaaaaaaatacaaaatgccaAGAAATCAGACAGTTTTAACATCAAGAGAACACTAGTCAGTTTTTATTCATATgttttgtgtgaaaaaaaaatcactagtccacatttctacttctttcttcttctatcaTTAATATACTTGGGTCCTCCAACTTGTAGAGCACGTGCCCCTGGAAGGCATgaaatttgttcttatttctgAATCCCCAGTAAATGGCCCAGTGCCTGAAACAGAGCTGAGGAGATAGATACACATCCTAGGGAACATGGCATAGTTCCCCATACCCTGTGTCCACATGGAAACAAGGAAGCTAAGTATCAAGGAAGCTCAGTATTGGGCCAATCTCAGGATGAACAACTTCTGGGTATTGaccaaaataacattttcatttacccattcactcaacaaatttGTTAAAAGCCAACCATGTGTCAATGagtagagagagaaatagagacgTGCAGATATGTAATAAAGTACAGTTAAAACTAGGGTGTAGGTTTTCAGGTATTTGTTGTAAAACTCTCTTAAAtttactgtatgtttgaaattttttatttaaaaaaatgctgggGAAAAAGTTCACCATGTGCTAGCGACTGAGCttgccactaggaaacaaagatGAACGAGACAGAAACGGAAACATCCCTGCATCTATGAATCATACAATCTGGTAGGCAAGatgacacaagaaaaaaataagcaaatgaactatttacaaaTAGTGCTAAGGTcttatggaagaaataaaagagtgCCGGAGAGAATGTAACAGAGGGTTGGGGATGGTAGGAAACATGGGGACTGCATTAGGGGAAAATTCAAACTTCTCCCATCGCAAGTCTTTAAGCAGGGGGGTGATGTCATTTACACTGTAAGATGAGGACACTGGCTGTTGTGTGAGAAGGGATAGGATGGGGGCATGAGTCTGAGTAGGGGGACCCAATGCAGATAAGAGCTGGACTAAGGTGGCagcaacagagacagagataTGCAGTCTGATGTGACATATATTTGGAGCTAGAAAGTCAACACATCTTGCTTATGGGTTGGATCAAAGGGGTAattccattaaatatataaaaatacatgaagtctttttttaaaacacatctaACTCACCTAAAGGAAATTTTCTCCTCATTTTGGGAAAGTTGTTTCCAGAGCTGATTGGCTGCCCTCTTTTTGAGAGGTTGATGGAAAcaaactttatatatttttactgttttctccaGCTTTTAAAGCTTCACTATATCTCATCAAGAGTCTTTATACTTCTGATGGGAAGAAAGGACTCTAATTTTCCACCAAGAAACAGAATGTTATTCTCTAGGTACTTTGCACCATCAAAGCTGACTAACCAAAACATCAGTAGTAGGGCTGTTCCTAGGGATTAAGATAGCCCAACACTAATTCTAGAGCTTGAAAAGGCTTTGAtggtactaagtgaagtaagtcagaaagagaaagacaaataccataggatatcacaatctaaaatatgacacaaatgagcttatttacgaaacagaaacagactcacagacatagaaaacaaatttacggttaccaaaggggaaagggggtgggggagggacagattaggagttcaggattagcagatatacactactatatataaaacagataaacaacaaggtcttactgtatagcacagggaactatattcagtatcctgtaataaaccatagtaaaaaaagaatacagaaaagaatatatgtgtatgtgtatgtgtgtgtgtgtgtgtgtgtgtgtgtgtgtgtatgaagaactttgctgtacaccagaaactaacagagcATCTGTGGCTAgacatcagaatcatctgggagcTTTAAAAACCACCAATGTCTGACCTCacccagaaaaattaaatcacagtCCCTGGAGGGGGCCCCAGTCATGGTagtttaaaagctccccaggtgactgaTTCTAATATTCAGGCAAGACTGAGAACCACTTTACTAGGGCTTCAACAATGTTAATTAAGTCACTCAGATCCAGCTTACAGCTGGACACTTGCTCTCTCCCATTTGCCAGGTTCCCTGAACATGTCATTGATATGGTCAAGGCTCCACTGCTTTTCTAGATACAGTTCAATTGTAACAAACACCACTTCCCTGCAGTTCTTCAGTAAAGGTACTTAACACTCCCAGAAGAGCTCGAAGTGCTAAATCGTTAAGAACATCACACTCCCTGCTGGATATCGTTTCACGTAATGATGTCCTCAATCATTTCATCATGCATCatttaaaagcagcaaaatatCACAATTTATGCTTATAGGCATGAAGCTTTAAGTATACTCAATCTGCTGCTGATGAGCCTAGTGGAGCTTTTTTATTTGCAACTTGAGTACAAGATCATGTCACAGTAATTTGGTTAAGCCAGATAGATAGTGCCATCAGCCTGCTGCAGAGCAAGCAAGGCTGGTGAATTTCACTATAATGTTGTAGGGCATCACCTGGATGAATGATTGtacttgtttccttttgttttttattacttGCAGCTATAGGTctttaatgttatatatatatatatatatatatatatatatatatatatatatatatatatatatatatatacacacacacacatacacacacatataacattatatatatacacacatacatatatatgacacaacattgttaaaatcaaaaacaaatggaGACCAACCTTGAAAACTTCCTGAGCAGACAGAACCAGTTTAATCATACAAGCAAAGATTAATTTAGCTTATTTTGCAACACTAATTTACCTGGGTTATTTCTTACTTATGCCTCTGAAAATCATtagcaaaacttaaaaaacttTTCCCAAAACTGATGTGGGTAGCCACTAACCAATTTcctattatttaagaaaattctaaTACCATAGCCAATCTTGATGAATAATAGTCACTGCCTTCCTACTATAAAAATTGCTGTATAACAATGTACCCTGAGCCTCATTCTATGTTTGGTTTGAGTGCTTTTGGTTCGTAAACTGTCTCTGAAGTGTGTGCACAATGAACTTTTACTGATTACTACTTCAATGATTCATTGGTTTTACTTCTGTTATATATGAACTTTAGACAATATATACCCAcatacgcatacacacacacacatatatttatatacatatacatatatatatatattgaaccATCTAAAACCTACACCAATGTAATTAAAAACTAAGCTAACCAAGTGATATGTTAGGAAAATAAATACCAGTCATATATGatggaaagacaaatacaaaccagagaatagaaaaacccaagttttatttcttgctctgGCTAGCTATATGgcaccttgggcaagtcacgaTGCATTCTGAGGCTGCATCTGCTCACTGGAATGAATACCATTATCAACATATCAGTGTCCGTCATGAGAGcaggagaaggaaaatggagTTTAAATTCCACTGGGCCAAACACCAGAGAATTACTTTCCAAAGCCAATGTAGTGAATGGAGACCAGTAGAAGTAAAATGAGAACAACTATTTACACCACCTTAACTGCTAACCTCTACAGCCTTAAAAAAGAGTGTACCCACATACTGGCATATGGCTGTCTTTACCCAGCACACTTACCCTTTAGCTCTATTTCAAATTCCCCTTCTTCTACTTGACCAACCACATGCCATAATAATAATTGGTAATATTTAGGTAGCAtatactatgtgtcaggcactgttgtaAGCATTCTGCATatgtaactcatttaatcctcacagcaaccctgttaGGTAGATACTATTaatatccccattctacagatgcagaaagctgaggcacagattgtttaagtgacttgctcaaggttacagtCAGTGAGAGAAGTGGAATTTGAACCAAGGCAGTCTGCTCCAGAGGAAATGTATTTAACCAGTGGATAAAAAGATACCTTCTTCTGAATATCCATATCAGCTATCCTCTacaccatatttttttttcattatatcatATACTGATTGTGTGATTACAGGAGATCAATGTGGTAAACATGTTGAGATTTAGAAATAACTTTATACAGGATGAGCATGCATCCTGGTTTGCTCACTCAGTCTAtttggatgggggtggggaaactcagagaaggcttcctacATGAAGTGATGCCTGAGTTACTGAATTATTAAAGGATAAATACCAATTAACCACATTAAAATCAGCAATTAAGAGCAGTCTGTTCTCTAATACAAACATTCTCCCTTGCCAATTGGTTATATTTGCTTGGACCCCAAAATACATCCTTTTACAAACGGAATTGACTATCCCTCCctaaaactcaaagaaaacattaaattgCCTGCAAGAATAAAGTTCAGTACTCGGGTTATGATGGCAGCCCTGG
This region includes:
- the LOC102521478 gene encoding serine palmitoyltransferase small subunit B, giving the protein MDFKRVKDYFSWLYYQYQIISCCAVLEPWEQSMFNTILLTIFAMVVYTAYVFIPIHIRLAWEFFSKICGYHSTISN